The Xiphophorus maculatus strain JP 163 A chromosome 7, X_maculatus-5.0-male, whole genome shotgun sequence region aaaattctgaaaatcgggaataattttccttcttcttgAAAATTATGTACCACTTTGTAacttaacaaaatgtggaaatgttcaagggtaaacttttgcaaagcattgtTTGTGAAGTATCTTGAATGGTACTTTTTCCTCTGGAACAGGGAAGCTGTCCGGGTATTGAAGCTGATGGGACTTCTCGTGGAAGCCATCTTCTTTTTCTGGTGTCCTCAAAGAGTTGGAGGATTCATCTGGTATAGTTGAAGTTGCAGGAAAAAGTtgacaagaaaaacagtaaacaaGTAAAACAATTATATAACTCTGTATGAACAGAAAGGTTGGGGTGAATGTAACAGTGTGACTGAGGAGGGTTTAATGGTTTGTACCCTGTGGTTGAGtttcttttgcagaaaaacCCTGAGATTTCAGACTGTCAACAATCCACTGCAGTGATTTGTTTGACTGGGTGACCTAAAGACACAAAGTAACCAGTAAATTAACAAGCTGCACAGGCAGTGATGAAGAAGAAGGgtggaaatcaaatataatttatatggTGATATAGATTAAATGAGTCACTAAATCAGTTCATAACCTGTTCTTCTAGTCTCTCCATCCGTTCAGTTAAGGTGGTAACCCTCAAGAAACAAGCAAAAGTAACATGAGTGACTGAGATTTAGATTAGctgattaataataacaataataaaaaatcaattttcacaatttttacatcattgTAAGTACCggtaaattacattaaaaaaatttcatttaCTTACAATTTATATAACAAAACATATTATCCACatagataaaacaaaaattatgagTTGAATGCTAATTTCTTGACAACTGAGTTTGAATGatcaaatatacaaaaatattgaGGGCAGCACTAGTagtactgttgccttgcagcaagaaggttctgggttcaaatcccagtctggggtctttctgcatggggTTGGGGTGTTCTCCCTGTGtgtgcgtgggttctctccgggtactctggctttctcccacagtccaaaaacatgattgtAAGATtgattggtctttctaaattctccttaagTGTGTTTATGTGCATGGTTGTCCCTGTGATGCTCAGTGATGGATGGGAAGGGTATGACCTCACTAGGTTGCAACCCCACTAAGGATAAGTGTGTAAAatgatggagggatggatggatggatggatggatggatagatggatggatggatgctcaATAATATTGGGTTTAAGCTTTAATGTGAGCTTAACTCAatgaagatgattttaaaaGTCTGAGCCACAAGATCCTAAAATGAGTCacaaattattcaaaaaagagaaacttaaaCATAACCATTTGCAATATAAAATCCCCAATTTCAGTAAAGATTCTGCATGGCTTTCATTCAAAAGCTTACACAGAGGTATTTAgagatattttacttttgagaTGTATCCAGAATGCGTCTCTCCATGCTCTGGCTCTGCTCCTGCCGTGCAGACAGCAGGTGTCTGTCCTTCATCAAAGCTTCCCAGGACAATAGCTCCTCTTCTTCTGTCTGAGGAAGCTGcttctctggaaaaaaaaaagtgtggtgtgatttgtatcaccgtcaccttttcttctgtttggtcTTAGCCTTAAGGTTCCACAGACCTCCATAAAAACACACTTCATGTCACTGTCTGCATTGGTGTAATTTAAATACCATTAGAATATATACGATATAAACAGACAGCACTGTGCTGCACACTCAAACAACAGACGTTGATGCATGATTGGTTGTAagtaataattttctttatgtttgtttgaaaatgcaAATGACAGGAACGTATTAATCTAATTGAATGAGGAATTGGCAAGTCAAACctttgcaaaaattgacaaTGCAAATCTCTGATTGGTTTACGTTTagtaaaatagaaataactaCAAATGATTATGAGAAAGGATGTATTCTTGGAACTAAATATGGATAATCATCTACAACACAGGAGAGGGAGATGATATTTGAAAGCAGTGGCCCTGAGGATACCTCTTGTAAATTATCACACATCTAAAAGTCAGGGATTATGGCCTTACTGAACTCAGTAGATGAGATCGGAGCCTTGAACAGCACCATTTTTCTGATGAAGAGATAGAGATGACTGAAGATGATGAAAGGAGGTGGGGCAGCTGGGCGGCTATAGTATTCTTTGATCAGCTCGTATCTTTGAAACTTCCAGATACTATCCGTGTTGTCATGCACCTCCTCAAATGTGTAGCTGTGCAGGTGAAAGATTAACAGATTCATTATGTTGGAAACCAAATTTGAACAAAGATGTGGTGCTAAGGACTCACTTAAAGATGGCTATGAGGAGGTTAAGGAGCAATATGTTGGCAAAGAGCAAATAAACACAGAGCATGATGATGGTGAGCCACTCAGGGAAGACCGGCATTTGGTTTTCATTCAGCACAGGACATTTGGGCTTCAGGGGATCCGTACCATTCATGCTGCATGAATTTATATCAAATGCAGCATCTGCAGgagacaaaacacaaactagAAAACGCTGTATCAACAAGAAAACATGTCTTTTATTGCctcatattgtatttttttagacaTAATGGAACTACACAGAACACTTCTCCACTCACTGTCAATATTTTCAGGGAAACTTCCAAATATAATGAGGTACGGCTCGTAAATAGCCCCGCGGATGATCCAGTCCAGTCGATTGTCATTATGGATGAGGATGCCTTGTTTGGCCACACCGTACGCCACAACCCAGATGCTCAGGAGAAACATGAAGAAGAACATGTCCATCATCTGCAGCATAAAATTACATCAGTTAGAGGACAAAAAGATTAGCTGCCATTACAGACTTGTTAATAATCCAATTTATactcagaaaaagaaacaataggACTTAAGTGAAATTAATTTGTCAGACATAGATACACTCTGCATCAACAACATCATGAACGATTTGAATGAAACTAGCTAAAGTAAACAGCAGGTGATAATTTTTTAGTAGTAAAGAGAGAATAGTTTTGTACTTAACACTGAGATGTGATGCATTTACATTTCTCATTTGAATTCCATCTATCTATTATCTTTACACAGTTGCAAGGGGTGCCaggccaggatttgaacccaggaccttcttgctgcaataGTGCtgccaactgtgccactgtgcagccctcatttaaaatagacttagacttagactgactttattgtcattttgcatgcacagggtgtatacagaacgaaattttgttgcatacgcctcaggacagtgttttgaggttccaaatCCACAATGGCttaaattacagtttatttttgggGCATTTTTACTAATCTaagaacatacagtatatctacAGCTGTAGCCCATTATTAACAAGATAATGTTAATAATCTTGTTATGAACAAGATTATGAACCAATTCTGTTCATAGCCTTCATAGACAGCAAAAAGTTCTATTTTTCAGGACTGTGCACCCTGCTGTCAAAATTTTGTCTTCAAAGACTATTTTAAGGACTAGAGGTGCACAAGTGTCAGGAAGATCAGTACTGTACTGTTATCAggttaatcatttaaaattcatGCAAACTCCTCACCATTTTCCTGACTATGATGATTTTAGGTCCCAGTATTCGACTGATGGTGAAAATTGCCATAAGACGGAGGCAGAAGACCACAAAGTCGATGCACAGGAGGATTTTACCTGCGTAAAACAACTCAGTTGTCAGCctgaggtaaaaaaataaaataaaatgaaaagttggTGAGTCACAGATTATTAAGTATCTTGAAAGACTTTCCATGTCCGTCTGAGAGATAGAGAAGATACCTGAATGCAAGACCCAGACAGAACAGCACGATGGAGATGACATCCAATATGTTCCACATCTCATGAATGTATCTCTTGGCTTTCTTACGAAATCCAAAACCATCAGGAtcataaaacagctgaaacagaaaacatagaTTTAAACTCAGGATGTTATTGTCTATCAGTATATATTTATTCTGAATAAGATTATATTTGGCCTCCATGAGCAACTGGCAGGccaaatgaaccagctgctGCATTGAGTCAtagaaagcctatgactcaatgccgcaATATGCGGCAttgagtatatatatatatatatatatatatatatatatatatacagtatagaCCAAAAGtgtggacacactttctcattgaattcaatgagaaggtgtgtccaaacttttggtctgtactcagttcagaccaaaagtttggtctgtactgtatatttgacGCAAGAGTCAAAACGAGCCATTGTAGCCATTAGGTTACAACTGGTGTCAGAGCTTGTCAGAGTAGGGCTCCGCCAAAGTTGCCCTTTATCACCAATTCTGTTTATAAcctttatggacagaatttcgAGATGCAGCCAAAGTGTTGAGGGGATCgaatttggtggccttaggatcaggtttctgctttttgcagatgatatgTTGTATTAGCTTCATCAAGTTGTGATCTACAGCTTTCACTGGAGATGTCTACAGCTAAATGTGAAgaggccgggatgaggatcagtgcctccaaatccaagACCATGGTCATGAACCAGAAAACAGTAGAGTGCCTTCTTTGGGTAGGGAAAGAGGTCCTGCCTCAGGAGAAGGAGTATCTGGGGGTTTTGATCATGACATTAGAAAAAACAGGGCAGGGAGATTGATAGGCAGATTGGTGCTGTGTTTACAGTGATGCactctgtcgtggtgaagagagagctctGCTGAAAGGTGGAGCTCTCAATTTACCCGTCAATCTACGTTTCCACCTTCTTTTATGGGCTTTGGGTTGACCAAAAGAACATCAGTGAATGTCCGTTACTTTTGCATCATCTCACCTGTCTGATCTCTTCACACACCAGAGAGAACAACCAGAAGTAGAGCACCAGCTCTACTATGGATGGTGTACTCTGGAAGTCGACCATCAGGACCACAGCAAAGAGGAACAGGAAGGCAAAGTATGAGATGATGTTTCCATAAAACTTGACTTGAGGAGCGCTGTACAGTCCAACCAGTCTGGACCAGCAGCCCAGAGGCGGCTCCACATTCTGCTTCCTGTGGGCAGAAACAGATTTGTGTGCAAAAATTTATTATCAACATAACTCAATTTCTCTCTGGGTGAGTTCATCACGTCTAAAAAGGAACAGATAAGATCATGGAAAATAACTTTGGAAATGTGAGGCTTTACAACTTATGaggttttcatttataaaactaCTCCCATTAATAACTCACCTGAAAACCACAAATCTTGTGTAGATCAGAGGGAAGAAGACCATACAGACCAGCACCCTCCAAACAGGATTTTCAACTGAAAGCTCACCACACCAGATCTGAGTAAGAAGATCCTAAAGCACAAGCTTCTTATCAAGATTTTTGATGAATTACTCAGGTACAAGAAAACAGACTGTCTTTGAATTGCTTATAGTGATCTTTAAGactggagaaaacagaaatgagtgTTAGCAAGacttttgaacaaaaatattttggtctgtATTCAAGATGTTGAATTACTTAACTTTAATATGCAGTACCATGTAAAAGAAGGTTCAAATTTGGACTGTGATCTGACCGCACAGTTTAATGTACTACATGTATTAACTTTTAcgatataaataaaaatctgcttcaCCTGAACACCTGACAGAGCCACAAAGTTTTTATCATTGGCCTCAAGTGCCAGCCTCAGACACGTTGTCTTGCCCCAAAAGCATGAGATTCGAACCAGCAGCTTCTGGGCACGTTCCTTGTCACTATTGTAGCACTCGTTGAACACACCTAAGGACACAAATGCAGGTCAATAAATTCCACCTCAGTCTGTAAATGTTCTCTTTACCTCTGTCCCATACCAATCGCATGATTTTCATAGTGCTTTGCGAGCTCCAGCATTTCTTGAGGCTCGTCTGCATCAATTGACTCCTCTGCCATTTTCTTCAGGATCTTGCTGGCAGCCAGAGCACCAGACATGCAGTCTCCACACTGCGTGCACACAGAGAAATACAGAGTTACAAACATAAACCACTTTGAAGACACTTTCATTTCACATGTACGGGAATTTTTAATCACCTGATCCCAGGCAATTTCAGACAGCTCCTTGTTGTTCTGGATAATTGTCCAAAGGAAAAGGTCACTGCCTGGATCCCTCTGAGCTTCAGCTCTGTTCTGCCTCAACAGGTCCTGCATCATTGTCTGATCTTTAGATACCTGgaaaaaatgtcagtaattGGGATTTTGGGTTAACTGGTCAGGTGTAGTCTCCATTAAGCTGCCAGACATGGAGGAGTCAGTGAATTAATGGAAgtcttagaaataaaatttattttcattaaatactaaacaaataaatctgttaaagatattttgaacaGGAATTAATCCAATCACATCCCATGAACAAGAGGCAAATGCCAGGGGTCGTGTTTGAAGGAGACAAGGCACGGCTCATGACCAGGCCAGTACCATCCCTACAGTAAAGCATGGTGGTGacaccatcatgctgtgggaatgctttgcAGCAACAGGAACTGGCAGATTTTTCAAGACAGAGGAAAAGATGAATGCAGCAACCTCAAGAAACATTCAGGATAGAAACCTGCTCAAGAGCATTTTGACCTCAAACTGGGGCAAGGGTCAATTTGACAGCAGGAAAACGACATAAAACAGATGGCTAAGATCTCTAGAAGAATGGGCGAAACTGCTTGTGGAATCATATTCAAAGGACTTCAGGTTGTAATTGCTGCCAAAGGTGGATCAACAAAGTATTAGACAAATGCATGTGATTTCAAGGTATTTACAGCAGAGGTGCTTGAAAAACTAATATCAAACTGAATAAAGTTCAGAATTAAATATACTCACAGATGATGAGATGTCCTCTGTGGACATGTCAAGATGGTATGTCTTGGCAGATGAAGGATAGATGTGCTGTGTGAATTTTCCCAGCAGGTGGCGCACTTCATCAGAGACATGAGTCAGTGAGATCTTTGCTCCTGCCAGAACATGAGCCCTTTGGCCCAGTGCCTgacttctgctgctgctggcaaGGTTCACCCTCTTGGCCAACTTGTCCAAGAAGAAGCAGTTGGGGAGCTGTTTGTAGAGCTCACAAAGGGTGTTGTCATCCTTCAGGAAGTCCCTCAGACACAAACCATTCTCCAGGAGAAGACTCACAAACTCAGGCTTGTTGCCAACCAGGGCTAAAGTCATGGCCCAATGGAGGTCGTTGGactaaagaaagaaaggaagaactTTCTTACGTTGGTGAAAAACAGTCATATGTCATAAAAGAGACAATTTTAAAACCCAACATGTCtgaaatatacagtataaattGAAGAACCATTCATTGCACCATTatctgttatatatatatatattaagaaAAATCAGATGTACACCTCACTTTAGactggaatttaattttatgtagGAATTTAACTGCAGAGTTTCAAATGGTTTTTCAATTTATGCTTGTGGTGGATGCTCCTACCATCACCACATCgtgttagtatttattttgtttttatattagttATAGCTTATAGTCTGTTTAAGTTAGTTATTTCATTTAGACCTATATTTTCTAATGGGTGCACACTTTAGTTAATGTCTGTCTGAATGGTTTACTTACActtgttcttttgtttgagGTGCTGCAATTACAAGTCAGCTGGAGGAAGAAACCTGGaagaagccatttgttttcCTGAAAGACTAAAGGGGGGAGACTTTGCTGTTTCAAGTtgattttaattagtttattttgtcactTATTCACCTGTTATTGTTTGTGCTAAGttaaagttagttttgctttatttgtttcataggatgctttagttaattttgaatttatttgttcttttgttatATTGTGCTTCCCTCATGTGGTAAATTTAGGTTACGCCACTCCTATTTAAAcagccttttgttttttgtttgcaggtcagttttgtttgtgttcagttaaGAGTTCAGTTGACCTCAGTTAAATTGGGCCCAAATTTGTTATTTATCCTTTGACTTATTCTTGcattaaatctttatgttttgttcacTATTTTTGGAAGAATGaaattgaattaattaaatttttctacTTTGAACACTTTTCTTCTCCTTGTTTGAGTCTGGTCCCTCAGAATGCTCAAAGAAACATCATAAATTAACCATTTTCTCTACAATACTTGTGGTGCACCACATGGGATCTCCAACAAACCTGACTTTTAATTATGTAATTGCATTAATGAGGTATGTGCTACTACTTGAAtcctaaattaaaacaaaaaagtttaatacatattttacaatCTATAGTGTTGAAAGCCGCATCGCTGCTGATCTGTTTGTTCTGACTCCATATTGACCTGCTTTTCTAAAATTAGAAACAGTACCTTAAAAATTTATTGGtggaataattttaaataaagttcaaatCTAAATCCTTTTTACCAACCGGCACAGTGGTCTGAATCAAACCCACCTTCCACATGCTTTGCTCAGTGAAAATCTCAGTCTTAGCTAAGTCCACTCGATTCCAGGTGATAGCCAGCTCCAGCTGCCTCTTCCAGGACTCACCTCCTCGTGATTCATCAGTCTTTGAAGCTGAAGGTAGAATACTCACTGACAGGTAAATGTTGTCAGAATATCTATTGCACACACAAttattcacttttatttaagGCAAATAACCCCATAACAAACTGTTTAAGAAGCAGAGAAGTAGTTTGGTTGAAAAGATTGGAAAACACATAGACTAAACTTTGTGTTAGACGAGGAGATAGCAGACATCCAAAACTAGCTGAGTAAGATGGATTGTTTCCTGATGACATGCCAACacagaagaaaactaaatgatGGAAACTTGAGGGAAAGCATTTCAGACAGTTAGATGAATCATCATAATACGAGCATTAATGGAATGTTCAGTGGTGTGGACTCACACTGTTTTAGTGCATGGAGCGTCTTCTACACAATATGCATTAACCTTGCACTGAAGGGATGTTGGTGAGGCCCAGGAGGAAGCATTGCATGTTTCTAAACACATTGGCATATATCTTTCCACATAATCAATGTTCACTAATGCCAGAAAGATCCTTCCTGGTCTTCAATCACTTCACATTTCATACTTTTGACTTGTGACTGCGTATTCTGAGAAGTAACATAATCCTCTCTGTGAGAAGTGTATTGCAGCAAGTCTTCTCCCCTTCAAGCTCATCGCTGTGTTGAGGTTCTGGACTGCACTCAGTCCATTCAGACATTTACACGGTATCTTCCAAAGTACTCCGAAAATTCACACACTTCGTCCACATTATAACAAGATACAACAGTATATTAAGATTAATATGATTTTATGTTACAGGACAACACAAAGAACTGCAAAGTtataaaatgagataaaatattttttctgcttatttttgtttctatcaaATAAATGGTTCTATCATGTTCTCACATGATAGAACATTAATTTCTGAGTCTTGTCACAGATTCCAAATTGGATTTaggtggactttgactgggccattctaataCAGGAATATGCTTTGATTTGAATTGTAGAAAgccagaaaaaggaaaagtgttgtaggattttaaaataaaagtcttttgCAAGGCGTTGTTGTTACCTTACCTTTGAGAAGAGCTTTTAGGATGGCCACATCCAAATCCACTCCCCCCTGATCGTCCTCGCTTGCTTTGAATATTGTCAGCAAATGAGACATCCCGATGATGTCCTGAATCTGGAAACAGAGCAAACACATGACTAGACCCAGAGTGCTGTTTGAGGAGGTTTACTTCAGCCTACTAAAGAAGACAAATATTGAAACGTGACTTAAGAGAAGATTTACTGAAGCACATCAGATTATATGTCTCCAGTTTTAAGTCAGGTAGAACtagcaaaattatttctatttgctagtattttcttcaaatttggaagtttaaatatattaagtttACCATGCCTTTGAACAATTTTGTAAAGCTTGTGATATGATGCCTTAATGAGCTTCTGAGAGGTTTATTAACACTATTTGAGCTAAATAAAGGCACATTCCagttaaattcaattcaattcaattcaattcaattcaattcaattcaattcaattcaattcagttcaattcaattcaattcaattcaattcaattcaattcaaactactttattgatcccaaaggaaaaataatgttattgtaattcatttaattaaatagTGATTGTAGATGGcgatggctgtgggcaggaaatATTTCCTATAGTTGTCTGTGttacaacaaatctgaagaCGCCTTACTGAAGACACACTGTTTTTCAATGACAGTGACATAAGGAGCATAGCGGTGgatgtccataattttcttgatttcatATAAAATTCTTCTTTGCACCCTAAGTCACCCGTAGAACAGTACCAGCCTTTTTTATCAGGTTGTTGAGCCTTGTAAGGtgcctggttctgatgctgctgacCCAACAAGTGATGGCAGACAAGATGACACTCTCAACAAcaaatttatagaaaatatgcAACATATAGGGGGAAACGCTCTCTCTTTGTTGCTGGTGGTTGAGAAAAGTTGAAATGATCTCTttctgtgaaaatgtaaaaaaagtttgtt contains the following coding sequences:
- the trpm2 gene encoding transient receptor potential cation channel subfamily M member 2 isoform X2, translated to MLKYFQTNKGETNLAMPCLRERLPFISWIKANISKKECSFFQRDPRKEQLCRCGYSKTDHTDEAIKPEDFTGETWDKGKHIHKAPTDAFGDISFGGLGQKTSKYVRVSADTEAEVLYELLTQQWRLLPPNLLISVTGGANNFYLKPHLQKTFRRGLIKVAQTTGAWILTGGTHSGVMMHVGQAVREYALSNTIQGQVVAIGVATWGVIHNRDKLVHEEGCFPANYVIDTQGQGALACLDNNHSHFLLVDDGTNGRYLVETELRAKLEKHISCRNLGNKVSSMTIPVVCVALDGGPGTLDTLYKAMLSGTPCIILEGSGRIADVIAQVFGKPVSQITITLIRQQMMESFGQEYEKFEEHEIIEFTKKIQDIIGMSHLLTIFKASEDDQGGVDLDVAILKALLKASKTDESRGGESWKRQLELAITWNRVDLAKTEIFTEQSMWKSNDLHWAMTLALVGNKPEFVSLLLENGLCLRDFLKDDNTLCELYKQLPNCFFLDKLAKRVNLASSSRSQALGQRAHVLAGAKISLTHVSDEVRHLLGKFTQHIYPSSAKTYHLDMSTEDISSSVSKDQTMMQDLLRQNRAEAQRDPGSDLFLWTIIQNNKELSEIAWDQCGDCMSGALAASKILKKMAEESIDADEPQEMLELAKHYENHAIGVFNECYNSDKERAQKLLVRISCFWGKTTCLRLALEANDKNFVALSGVQDLLTQIWCGELSVENPVWRVLVCMVFFPLIYTRFVVFRKQNVEPPLGCWSRLVGLYSAPQVKFYGNIISYFAFLFLFAVVLMVDFQSTPSIVELVLYFWLFSLVCEEIRQLFYDPDGFGFRKKAKRYIHEMWNILDVISIVLFCLGLAFRLTTELFYAGKILLCIDFVVFCLRLMAIFTISRILGPKIIIVRKMMMDMFFFMFLLSIWVVAYGVAKQGILIHNDNRLDWIIRGAIYEPYLIIFGSFPENIDNAAFDINSCSMNGTDPLKPKCPVLNENQMPVFPEWLTIIMLCVYLLFANILLLNLLIAIFNYTFEEVHDNTDSIWKFQRYELIKEYYSRPAAPPPFIIFSHLYLFIRKMVLFKAPISSTEFKKQLPQTEEEELLSWEALMKDRHLLSARQEQSQSMERRILDTSQKVTTLTERMERLEEQVTQSNKSLQWIVDSLKSQGFSAKETQPQDESSNSLRTPEKEDGFHEKSHQLQYPDSFPVPEEKVSLSSFMSTYGSSEGGNDHAGRSGPEGLDNYRNPGGRTGIKGRGALSRLGPNLNLDLVVTRWRDSARSVLEFLAVLNQNLRSLALPGGPVDSVDHLPGNLKGILGDKLFEALDAKVSEGTKVSEGYVDDCRNTDNAWVETTVLNIHLDGTSQVMVDINNMVISGDSCLQWQEVSSRIKLSPNQRCSLQQVAELHNRKF
- the trpm2 gene encoding transient receptor potential cation channel subfamily M member 2 isoform X1, which translates into the protein MKGDEIQSQFFLATKTAREHLFISPSFQRLPFISWIKANISKKECSFFQRDPRKEQLCRCGYSKTDHTDEAIKPEDFTGETWDKGKHIHKAPTDAFGDISFGGLGQKTSKYVRVSADTEAEVLYELLTQQWRLLPPNLLISVTGGANNFYLKPHLQKTFRRGLIKVAQTTGAWILTGGTHSGVMMHVGQAVREYALSNTIQGQVVAIGVATWGVIHNRDKLVHEEGCFPANYVIDTQGQGALACLDNNHSHFLLVDDGTNGRYLVETELRAKLEKHISCRNLGNKVSSMTIPVVCVALDGGPGTLDTLYKAMLSGTPCIILEGSGRIADVIAQVFGKPVSQITITLIRQQMMESFGQEYEKFEEHEIIEFTKKIQDIIGMSHLLTIFKASEDDQGGVDLDVAILKALLKASKTDESRGGESWKRQLELAITWNRVDLAKTEIFTEQSMWKSNDLHWAMTLALVGNKPEFVSLLLENGLCLRDFLKDDNTLCELYKQLPNCFFLDKLAKRVNLASSSRSQALGQRAHVLAGAKISLTHVSDEVRHLLGKFTQHIYPSSAKTYHLDMSTEDISSSVSKDQTMMQDLLRQNRAEAQRDPGSDLFLWTIIQNNKELSEIAWDQCGDCMSGALAASKILKKMAEESIDADEPQEMLELAKHYENHAIGVFNECYNSDKERAQKLLVRISCFWGKTTCLRLALEANDKNFVALSGVQDLLTQIWCGELSVENPVWRVLVCMVFFPLIYTRFVVFRKQNVEPPLGCWSRLVGLYSAPQVKFYGNIISYFAFLFLFAVVLMVDFQSTPSIVELVLYFWLFSLVCEEIRQLFYDPDGFGFRKKAKRYIHEMWNILDVISIVLFCLGLAFRLTTELFYAGKILLCIDFVVFCLRLMAIFTISRILGPKIIIVRKMMMDMFFFMFLLSIWVVAYGVAKQGILIHNDNRLDWIIRGAIYEPYLIIFGSFPENIDNAAFDINSCSMNGTDPLKPKCPVLNENQMPVFPEWLTIIMLCVYLLFANILLLNLLIAIFNYTFEEVHDNTDSIWKFQRYELIKEYYSRPAAPPPFIIFSHLYLFIRKMVLFKAPISSTEFKKQLPQTEEEELLSWEALMKDRHLLSARQEQSQSMERRILDTSQKVTTLTERMERLEEQVTQSNKSLQWIVDSLKSQGFSAKETQPQDESSNSLRTPEKEDGFHEKSHQLQYPDSFPVPEEKVSLSSFMSTYGSSEGGNDHAGRSGPEGLDNYRNPGGRTGIKGRGALSRLGPNLNLDLVVTRWRDSARSVLEFLAVLNQNLRSLALPGGPVDSVDHLPGNLKGILGDKLFEALDAKVSEGTKVSEGYVDDCRNTDNAWVETTVLNIHLDGTSQVMVDINNMVISGDSCLQWQEVSSRIKLSPNQRCSLQQVAELHNRKF
- the trpm2 gene encoding transient receptor potential cation channel subfamily M member 2 isoform X3, which translates into the protein MKGDEIQSQFFLATKTAREHLFISPSFQRLPFISWIKANISKKECSFFQRDPRKEQLCRCGYSKTDHTDEAIKPEDFTGETWDKGKHIHKAPTDAFGDISFGGLGQKTSKYVRVSADTEAEVLYELLTQQWRLLPPNLLISVTGGANNFYLKPHLQKTFRRGLIKVAQTTGAWILTGGTHSGVMMHVGQAVREYALSNTIQGQVVAIGVATWGVIHNRDKLVHEEGCFPANYVIDTQGQGALACLDNNHSHFLLVDDGTNGRYLVETELRAKLEKHISCRNLGNKVSSMTIPVVCVALDGGPGTLDTLYKAMLSGTPCIILEGSGRIADVIAQVFGKPVSQITITLIRQQMMESFGQEYEKFEEHEIIEFTKKIQDIIGMSHLLTIFKASEDDQGGVDLDVAILKALLKASKTDESRGGESWKRQLELAITWNRVDLAKTEIFTEQSMWKSNDLHWAMTLALVGNKPEFVSLLLENGLCLRDFLKDDNTLCELYKQLPNCFFLDKLAKRVNLASSSRSQALGQRAHVLAGAKISLTHVSDEVRHLLGKFTQHIYPSSAKTYHLDMSTEDISSSVSKDQTMMQDLLRQNRAEAQRDPGSDLFLWTIIQNNKELSEIAWDQCGDCMSGALAASKILKKMAEESIDADEPQEMLELAKHYENHAIGVFNECYNSDKERAQKLLVRISCFWGKTTCLRLALEANDKNFVALSGVQDLLTQIWCGELSVENPVWRVLVCMVFFPLIYTRFVVFRKQNVEPPLGCWSRLVGLYSAPQVKFYGNIISYFAFLFLFAVVLMVDFQSTPSIVELVLYFWLFSLVCEEIRQLFYDPDGFGFRKKAKRYIHEMWNILDVISIVLFCLGLAFRLTTELFYAGKILLCIDFVVFCLRLMAIFTISRILGPKIIIVRKMMMDMFFFMFLLSIWVVAYGVAKQGILIHNDNRLDWIIRGAIYEPYLIIFGSFPENIDNAAFDINSCSMNGTDPLKPKCPVLNENQMPVFPEWLTIIMLCVYLLFANILLLNLLIAIFNYTFEEVHDNTDSIWKFQRYELIKEYYSRPAAPPPFIIFSHLYLFIRKMVLFKAPISSTEFKKQLPQTEEEELLSWEALMKDRHLLSARQEQSQSMERRILDTSQKSPSQTNHCSGLLTV